TGATTTTGAAGTTTTGATAATTTaacaaattttgaaatttaaagatGGATATGATTTTAAGAGAAACCGTAGTTTTCATTATATGAAATTGACAATTGTAAAAAATAGTCTGCAACTACTGTCACTACTACAATAGTTGTTGGTGTGCGTTTATTTGCAGAGCAACAGGTTCCTAGCCAATGGCATTGCTCTAAGATTTTGTGTCCATCATAAATAAATCTCTTCTTTAATGACACAAAACAAGTTTTTGCATTCCTAATTTTCATTATAAGCAAAAACCATTCTCTCAAGAAATATTCTCTCGAAGAACAACGTGAGATCAGATAGAGTTATCGTCATTCTTAGCCGTCTTTAGGTTTATATTCCTGTGTGTAATATCTGTAGATCTATTCCTTTAGTTATAAAAGAATTAGGATCGTTTGATAGAGTgtgttagaaaaaaataatgcatgtaTTAATTAGGCGTATTAGTAGTATCTTATTTTGTATACACTCTATTGTGTATTAAatcttgcattactaataccattGATTTCTAGATATTAGTAAATGCAAGGGATTTAATGCTTGCATTATTATGGTTAAAGACCCATTACCCCTTAAAAGGCAGAACTCATCGGtagccccctaaagttggcaccaactttcacttagacacctcaactaagctttgttcattttagacaccttatgtTAGGTCCAAATGATGGAACAATGTTTAAATCAAGCATTGCAATACGAATACTATTATTATTCATTCTAAACAAAATTTAGCACTCAATATTTTTTCCAACTTTTTTGGGGgattttttttgagaaacttTACTTTTGAAAAGATTCAAGGGCAAAGACGAAAAACAGGCATAGAAACGTCTTCTTGAAGATGAAAATTCTCCGGATCTTAACAAAGATGCTCCTTTCTTCGTAGATTCGAAACACAACTCATTCACAATCttccaactttttttttcagtCAACTTCACACTCTCTCGATCCTtacttaataaaattaattacataACTTTTATTCAATAAGAATTTTCAAGTTGTGGATATATGAAAATGAGgtttcattgaaaattattttagatccagatttaatttttttgaattattgttATAGATGAATTAGAAGAGTGGAAATTTGGTGGTTCTTGGTGGAGAAAAAAGTAAATGAAGGAGATGGATGATTTCGGTGGTAATAAAGAGGGGTGGATGACGATAAACGGTGGATGTGTGGTGGTGGAAGGTGTAGTTGATGGAAGCGAGaaaaagtgaagaagaagaagaagaaaaaatatattataccaaAAAACATTTTTACGCGCTCAGATTTTCGTGCAATACACACCATGTGCCTAATCAGCGAAAAGTGCCAAAATGACACATTTGGGTCTGacataaggtgtctaaaatgaacaaaacttagttgaggtgtctaagtgaaagttggtgccaactttaggggggcACCGATGGGTTCGGCCCCCACTTAAAATCCCTCTTACATCTTTTTCGTCATAATTgttgaggatatttttgtaaataaatatttttattcaatgcatgttatttttttaatacactaaaccaaacaatgcataaaaaatattctatgtataattaatgcaagcataCGTAATACAATTATTAACGCAAACATTATTAATACACTTTATTTACCATTATTGTTATACACTAtatcaaacgaccccttagATCATCTTGAGTTTTTTCAGAGTTGTAGCTAGAGTTAGCTATGTTGAGTTCTTAAATGCTAAATCGAATAGTTTTGGTTGGTTTAGTGGACAATAGAGTTTTTGCTTAGTTCTTGCATAACAAAGTTGTTACATTGAGGACAAAAGGATTAAGAGTTTAATTCCTAGATTACAAAAGTTTGTAATCTGAATTTTTTCTCCTTGATGATAATGGAGTTGAGTCTGTGAGTCAGGTTGTGGTTTTCTCCTCCCTTGAGCAAGGTGGTTTTCAGGTAAACTTcttgtgttatttattttaagtatacAGTATTTTATCTTCTGTATTGTTCTTGTTTTATCAAGGGACCTGATCCTGTTGGATTTAAGTGAAGTGtgaatgagaaaaaagaattgaaaaataTGGGGAACCAAATGAAGggaaaatgaaaagtcatttctccctcattggtaaaaaaaaaagaaaagtctTGTCCTTATATTAGGAAAAACTTTCTTTAACTTATAAAGGGTTAAGTAGCTCCTCGCGCCGTCGTCATCGCTCGCTCGCTCGGCTTCggcaaatgatttgattgataattttttagactaaatttatttattaatctcattaattgatttttttttctgaatattaatatgaagttattgattattattattattattaattaatgaattcgctgaataatttaaattaattaaatttgcaaaattaattaaataaccgAATTAACTAAGACgggttttatttaaattttgcagaaatattttgaaaaggaCCTGTTCCTTCCGAAAAGACATTTCCTTCCCAAAAGACACTATGCCTATTCTGAACAGATGAGGCTGCTCTGAACAAGTATATTCTAATTttttgttggctataaatagagaggcctCCTCTCAGTTTTGAATATCGAAATTTCTcttcttctgcatatattttcttacaaacaaaattGTGTCTTTGTGTGATTACGATGTTGTTTTCTGAGTTCGCCGAAATTATCAAAGTTTGAAGTACTGCTACTTCTTTAATGTTCTACTCGTTTTATCCTGTGAGGAAATGATTCATAACTTCGGGTACATGGAATTAAATTTATTAAGGACACACAATAAATTCTGTGGACTTATATAAGTTATCACTttatattatcataaaataaaacaataatttcaaaaatcttcCTTTAAATTTGACTTCATAAAATTAACCTCCCTGATAATTTATAATATCACgcatatttcatattttattaacaatattaCATTTCTATACTTTCATTATAATTTACAATATTACACTTACCTCCTTCGAAGCAGGTTCAAATGTTAGTGTGGCGTCGACATCTTTTGTCTGAATGTCGTTCCTTTAGTTTATCTTATAAAAAAGAAGTGTGGACGGAGTTTATTTTAGTTATAAAGTTCCTCTTGAACTCATTTGTCCACCACATCTAttgttttgtcatttttctgatattttttctctttagcTGGAATTTCTCACATAATTTGTTTTTTCCCCCTTCAGAAAACTAACATAGAACGTCTCCATATACAAAATAGCGATGCCCTTATCATCAAGATAGTATACCCTGGCAAATTCAGAATTTGAAAACGACGAAAATACAACTAATTAATGAATATGACATATATCGGATTTGAAGCCAAGTCAGAGCtaatcaaatttatattttttcaaggtTAACGAGGTCCAATAACACTCCTACTATACATTTTGGTCTACCTTTAGTTAGATTTAATGAagacaaattcaaaatttaaactctataaattcaATCTTTAAGATTCTTAAGTTCATTATTTGTTATAATGATAAAACAGAAcccaatagttttttttttagttttaattttggCATTAATATAAGCCACTTATTTTGGATGAGAAAAATCTACTACAACTTCACTTTGATGAGAAAAAAAATCCTAACTTGTCCAAATGCACAAATCCAAAGAATCTACCAagtaaccaaaaaaataaaaaaaaaactcatccaattttttttccttctatatTTAGTCTACATGGCCTACAGACACCTTCCTCCATATCCAGCATTTCTGAACAAGGCTTGCTTTATGTCTTCTGAATTCACAACTCCTCTCTGCTCCATTTCCTATCTCCATCATAAAAACAaggggaaaaaaattaaatatgtatcGATATTTGAGAATAGGCTTATTTATATTATTCGTTAAAAAATTAGctcatttatatcattttcgtctgagaaaaggctcatctcTATGCCGTTATTCGtaaactaaattttttttattgttttacaaaattattttgtaCACGTGGTCAATTGTGATTCGGACAAgtcattaactaaattattattttaaatgggcattgaactttgagaaaagactcactatgacatccgttaaaagtttgactCATCTATGTTATTTCAGTTAATAAATAactgaatgaatgaatttttTCTCAAacgaaaatgacataaatgacaCAAAtttttaacggatgacatagATAAAACTTTCTCTCAAAACTAAATGGCATATTTGAGCATTTTTCCTATAAACAATATCAGTCAAAAAAATGTCATATATTAATTTGAATTCCGAACTTGTCATCGAATTCATAACTAGTTTTAGTTACTAGATacacaattatatatatattatgaactGTACCTAATATTATCGCTACGCCCCTGACtttcacatatttttttttttaaaaaaaaatggtgCATTGAAGTTTGTACCTCAGAACAAGAAGCTTGCATTGCAAAATCACTAAAGGAGCTAATTACGCACTGTTGAATCTCTAGGCCTAAAGCCTCTAGTGTGGTCACTGTTGATAACAATAGACCAGGCTTCCCTGCACAACATATCTCAACTTTTGTATCAACACCTCTCCTTTCCACATCAAActgcaaaaaataaataaataaattagacgGCGAACGGATTTAAATAGAGCGCCATTGACATTGATAGTAAGAATTCATATAGCCGACTTTAataaatattgttgttgtaactAACCTTAGGTGAATTTCTCACAAGCATTTCATTGGGTTTTACATCTTTGAAAATGCTCATCAAGCTTAGCTGATTTGGTCCTAGATCCATTTCTTCTTGCAAATTATTGATTTTCTCTAGCAATTCCTGCATGTAGTCTATAGTATCCCCAAGTATTGAAGTTCTGTCCATCTATCAAGCATAAAATACGTAAATTAGCATAAAAAAGCTAcaactacaaaaaaaaataagagttATATACATTGATAGTTCAAAAATTCATTGCATAATTAACTTAGTTTAATTTGGTATAACAAGTCAGTTTAATTGCTATTTTTATAAGTTTACCAATTACACTACTAGAAAGAAATAGAGGCGTTTCCATTGCGAATCAATAAAAAAAgttatgttataaaatataaatttttcattCATTTCTCATTAAACCAGTTCACAAAGAAAATTCACGGTGAGAAATAAATTCTAATTGAAATTATGGGAAgcttcctaattttttttatgtgaaaatattactattttttttcgatgattcaatcaaaatattttgtggAAATagtatgtaaatatttttcagTGAAATTTTTTGACGCCCCCCAATCCTAAAGAGCTTTATAAGTGACCCAATAGAATGGAAGAAGAATTAACCTAAATAATGGTCATTCAATtgcttaaattaaaaaaaaatgatgaatatataatatatgtataattcaTGTATATGCATAACTATATATAAACaacaacgataataataatatatttagtaaAATTTCACAAGTAAAATTTGAGAAAGATAAAATGTATGAAGACATTACCACTAACTCGtgaagataaaaaaattatttttaaaagaaactCAGCTTAAAAGTCACTTACTATGTATAAAGCAATAGTAAATGCATGAATGTGATGTACCAAGAAATCAACGGTTTCTAAGCCATATTTTGATCCCAACATTTTCGATACATACATTCTGGGAAAATCAAACTTCCATTGAAGAGAAGCAAATGAAAGGCTTTCATAAAAATTCTCGTAGAATcaaaaatgaagttttcattctGTACATACCAGATCATGAATTAGTAACTgcttcaatttcaaaaaaaaaattaggatcaaatcttattatatgatatttacATGAGGTTTCTCTTTAAAAAAGTCCCCGAGAGAAAAACCCAGAAACGAGAAAGGACGTAGTAATCGATGAAATACTTTGGGTAGTTGAAAAAAAAAGCATAGATCCAAAAATTTTCGAATAAAGCAACCTTTTGGGAAACTTAAATAGTAAATCCGACCAGCTATTAGGGTAAAAACtccaataaaaaaatacaattaagaATGAAAAGGAGGGTCTAATTAAGGTAATTACCTTGCTTATCTTTGGAACAACTGATCTAAGCATAGAGAGTCTATCATTAAgccttttccttcttcttctctcagCCATTAAATTCTTTGAAGGTTGTCCAtctattttctttgattttgtcTTTCTAATTTCAGGGTACAAACCAATATTGAAACTTGAAGCTCCacctactccacctgcaccttCACATACTTGAATTTCCTCCAATTTACAAGGAATAACaacattattgttattattattattcccCATTTCCACATTTTGGAAACTATAGTTCCCCACTTCATCATCCAAAATTGATGAGAAATCTTCTTGAGAAGGGAATGAAGATGGTGGAGACAATTCATCACAAAATGGGCTATAAAATGAAGTACTACAATTTATCAAACTTTGTTGGTCAAATGGAAAATTACATGAATAGCCTTCAAAGGAATTGGAAGTAGTAGAACAAGGAAGtggaatattattattttcaactaAACATGATGAATCATAATTGAGGACATTGTTGTAAAAATCAGACATTTCCATAGGGACTATACTTGTAGTATCCCATGAGTCACTTCTTAGAGATAACAATTCTTCTAAGAAGCCATTGTCATTGTAATACTCCATTTTTTTTTGGTCTATGGAGTTTTTGTGCTTTTAGTTTGGGGAAAAAATTAAAACAGAGGATTTTGGAGGGTATTAATGTAAAGGGACCTTGATGAAATGAGAAGTTGCAATAAAGTGGAGGGTATATATAGGAGAAGATTGATTATAGTataatgttttatttataggGGTATTATTTGTCATTTGTCACCTAGAGCCTTAGACTAAATGAATTTGGAATCTGTGTTAAAGTAagggaaaattcttgaaaagGGAACTATCATTTCTAGAATTGTAGTTGAGAGAAATTCTTGTCACTTTTAacattttaagaaataaataattattttttaatggtAGTATAAAGTTCAAAGTAGATAAGTAGTATAGTTTATTAAATTACCCTATTTATTAGATGTTTAAGTTTACtaaattatccttatttattagatgtttcttgagaattaaatattatttataagaaGAACAAGTTTTTAATATAAGGGTATACTTGCAAAAGTacactaatttattttttttgccttGAATTTTTAAGGTGGCACTTAAtttggataaattatttttgctaAAATGACACTTATTTTGGAATGGAGGAAatattgatttctccatagtTACATCAATGAAATTCAAATTGAGGTAAGAATTCATTTGTACATTTAAAAATGTGACTTACTGATCAATGAAGTAAATTGACAATCGTGAGATTTCGAATACAATCTCTAAGGAAGACAAAAACActagatattttttttcctcataGTTTGAAGctttgatatataaaattatatgatACTTATGCTGATGAAAGATAAAGTATTATGTGTAATCATGTCCAATgtttatatcaaatcaaatcaacttagttatcataattaaataatttaataaagtGAAATAAATTAGTCGTGGTTAAATGGGAGAAGTCTATgtgtaaaaacaaaaaaaacgacaaacatatattttttatttgaatgatatttctttaaaattatgACCAAACTTAAATCGAACGTAACCGTCCATAGATTAGGCCACTCTATCTTAAAGCTAGGattcaattttcttttcttgttgaaTGCATTATGCATAAGTTATCAGATTTCCTGATCAAGAGGTTTAATT
This region of Solanum dulcamara chromosome 9, daSolDulc1.2, whole genome shotgun sequence genomic DNA includes:
- the LOC129902724 gene encoding transcription factor bHLH93-like; its protein translation is MEYYNDNGFLEELLSLRSDSWDTTSIVPMEMSDFYNNVLNYDSSCLVENNNIPLPCSTTSNSFEGYSCNFPFDQQSLINCSTSFYSPFCDELSPPSSFPSQEDFSSILDDEVGNYSFQNVEMGNNNNNNNVVIPCKLEEIQVCEGAGGVGGASSFNIGLYPEIRKTKSKKIDGQPSKNLMAERRRRKRLNDRLSMLRSVVPKISKMDRTSILGDTIDYMQELLEKINNLQEEMDLGPNQLSLMSIFKDVKPNEMLVRNSPKFDVERRGVDTKVEICCAGKPGLLLSTVTTLEALGLEIQQCVISSFSDFAMQASCSEEMEQRGVVNSEDIKQALFRNAGYGGRCL